Proteins encoded within one genomic window of Estrella lausannensis:
- the speA gene encoding biosynthetic arginine decarboxylase, which translates to MDKEKSPKHNTQVWIANWGHGYFDINEQGNVLVKPNREGRSGDLYQLVQSLVQRGVEPPILLRFDGIIRDRIKAIYAAFDKAINDYGYKNRYQAAYPIKVNPQRHVVDMVHECGRPGHIGLEVGSKPELIAVLAYDSVDNLLLCNGYKDAEYIELALLARKLGRRSIIIIEQLYELKMVLDAAIRLNVEAEIGFRMKPYNKGSGRWGSSGGDLAKFGLSIHEIVAGLDQLKAYGKTHWLKLLHYHMGSQVPTIATIKKVLNEAARMFIELAKECPSLCFFDVGGGLGVDYDGSKSANDSSMNYTIDEYAKDVVAAIGDACDKADMPHPVILSESGRAIAAHHSVLITEVIDVSPTMDPLENIEKPPTDHEILETLCYLYNEVTTLNCEEFLHDAIELKEKILNSFIYEGMSLIERAYAEKVYKQLISKIAHLAKNLDYVPEEIDAIDRTLLDVYFCNFSVFQSLPDAWAIGQIFPVMPIHRMKDEPKRRAIIADLSCDSDGKIDCFSSRIGPKYFLRLHEPNQQPYYLGVFLVGAYQEILGGMHNLFGDTNTVHVDVDEDGMWEVTHVVEGDTISEVLDYVEYDADALNERLRSTIEKSLRAGRLTNEESAKLQKKFKQALESYTYLVV; encoded by the coding sequence ATGGATAAAGAAAAATCGCCAAAACACAATACTCAAGTCTGGATCGCCAATTGGGGTCACGGATATTTTGACATTAACGAGCAAGGAAATGTCCTCGTCAAGCCCAATAGAGAGGGCCGGTCAGGCGATCTTTATCAGCTGGTGCAGTCGCTTGTGCAAAGGGGAGTGGAACCACCCATTCTTTTGCGCTTTGATGGCATCATTCGCGACAGGATCAAGGCGATCTACGCCGCTTTCGATAAAGCCATTAATGACTACGGTTATAAAAACCGCTATCAGGCCGCGTATCCTATCAAGGTCAACCCGCAGCGTCACGTTGTCGACATGGTCCACGAGTGTGGACGTCCCGGCCATATCGGACTTGAAGTGGGAAGCAAGCCAGAGTTGATCGCCGTTTTAGCTTATGACAGCGTTGACAACCTGCTCCTTTGCAATGGTTACAAAGACGCCGAGTATATCGAACTTGCATTGCTGGCAAGAAAACTCGGCCGCCGCTCCATTATCATCATCGAGCAGCTCTATGAATTAAAAATGGTACTCGACGCCGCGATCCGCCTGAATGTGGAAGCGGAGATCGGTTTCCGCATGAAACCTTACAATAAAGGTAGCGGACGCTGGGGCTCTTCCGGTGGCGATCTGGCTAAATTCGGTCTTTCGATCCATGAAATCGTTGCCGGTCTCGATCAGCTGAAAGCCTATGGAAAAACCCATTGGCTGAAGCTTTTGCACTACCACATGGGAAGCCAGGTTCCGACGATCGCGACCATCAAGAAAGTACTCAACGAAGCAGCGCGGATGTTTATCGAGCTTGCCAAAGAGTGCCCATCCCTTTGCTTCTTTGACGTAGGCGGAGGTCTTGGTGTGGACTACGACGGTTCCAAATCTGCCAACGACTCTTCAATGAACTACACCATCGATGAATACGCCAAGGACGTTGTGGCGGCAATCGGCGACGCATGCGATAAGGCGGACATGCCTCATCCGGTGATCTTGTCCGAGTCCGGCCGCGCGATCGCAGCGCACCACTCTGTGCTGATCACCGAGGTGATTGACGTCTCTCCGACCATGGATCCGCTTGAAAACATTGAAAAGCCGCCGACAGACCATGAGATTTTGGAAACTCTCTGCTACCTCTATAACGAGGTGACCACTCTTAATTGCGAGGAGTTCCTCCATGACGCGATCGAGCTTAAGGAGAAAATCCTCAATTCGTTTATTTATGAAGGGATGAGTCTGATCGAGAGAGCGTATGCGGAGAAGGTGTACAAGCAGCTTATCTCGAAAATCGCTCACCTTGCCAAGAACCTCGATTATGTTCCTGAGGAAATTGACGCGATCGACAGAACGCTCCTGGATGTCTATTTCTGCAACTTCTCGGTCTTCCAGTCGTTGCCGGACGCGTGGGCAATCGGGCAGATCTTCCCGGTAATGCCCATCCACCGCATGAAAGACGAACCGAAGCGCCGCGCCATCATCGCCGACTTAAGCTGCGACAGCGACGGAAAAATCGACTGCTTTTCAAGCCGCATCGGCCCGAAATATTTCTTAAGGCTCCACGAGCCCAACCAGCAGCCCTACTATCTGGGTGTGTTCTTGGTGGGTGCCTATCAGGAGATCTTAGGGGGCATGCACAACCTCTTCGGTGACACCAACACAGTCCATGTCGACGTCGATGAAGACGGGATGTGGGAGGTAACGCACGTTGTCGAAGGAGACACCATCAGCGAAGTGCTCGACTACGTCGAGTATGACGCCGACGCGCTGAACGAAAGGCTGAGAAGCACGATCGAAAAATCGCTCCGAGCCGGACGCCTCACTAATGAAGAGAGCGCCAAACTGCAGAAGAAATTCAAGCAGGCGCTCGAAAGCTATACATATCTTGTCGTATAA
- a CDS encoding ABC transporter permease, which translates to MLEIAIKMLFGDRAKYLMLVSAIAFCSLLMTQQSSVFTGLMLWTTATIRNTNVPIWVMDPKVQQVNEVKPMRDTDAARVRSVKGVAWAIPFYFSIQQARLYDGRFRSIQMIGLDATTLIGAPSVMLQGKITDLWQADSVILDQVGIEKLSEGRPKPIEVGDIFEINDHEVRIVGICQVARSFFGYPYVYTTYDRALEIVPKTRKNLSFILVKPQEGVPQDLLAQEITKETGLKALTENTFFWDTIIWFIKNTGIPVSFGTTILLGFLVGVAVSGQTFYSFILENMGNIGALKAMGATNSLLFRMLIAQSLFVGITGYGIGIGLASVFGFMTLKTGQPPFYLPYQVLVLTLCFILFICMFSAWLGIRKIRKLEPAEVFRG; encoded by the coding sequence ATGCTTGAAATCGCGATCAAAATGCTTTTTGGAGACCGGGCAAAATACCTGATGCTTGTTTCAGCGATCGCTTTCTGCTCTCTATTGATGACACAGCAGTCGAGCGTCTTCACCGGTCTTATGCTCTGGACGACAGCAACGATCCGCAACACGAACGTTCCCATCTGGGTGATGGATCCTAAGGTTCAGCAGGTCAATGAAGTCAAACCAATGCGAGACACCGATGCCGCAAGGGTGCGCTCCGTCAAAGGAGTGGCCTGGGCAATTCCGTTCTACTTCTCCATTCAGCAGGCCAGACTCTACGACGGCCGTTTCAGATCCATTCAAATGATCGGCCTTGATGCCACCACCCTGATCGGAGCGCCGAGTGTGATGCTCCAAGGGAAAATCACCGATCTTTGGCAGGCCGATTCCGTCATTTTAGATCAAGTGGGCATCGAAAAGCTCAGCGAAGGGCGGCCTAAGCCGATTGAAGTGGGAGATATTTTTGAAATCAACGACCACGAAGTGCGCATCGTCGGCATCTGCCAGGTGGCGCGCTCGTTTTTCGGCTACCCTTATGTTTATACAACCTATGACCGGGCGCTCGAGATTGTCCCCAAAACAAGAAAAAACCTCTCCTTCATCCTTGTGAAACCCCAGGAAGGGGTCCCTCAAGATCTGCTCGCACAGGAGATCACCAAGGAAACGGGGTTGAAAGCGCTTACGGAAAACACCTTTTTTTGGGACACCATCATCTGGTTCATCAAAAACACAGGAATTCCCGTCTCTTTCGGGACCACAATTTTGCTCGGCTTTCTGGTGGGTGTGGCCGTCTCCGGGCAGACGTTTTACTCATTCATCTTGGAAAACATGGGAAACATCGGTGCCTTGAAAGCTATGGGGGCGACTAACTCCCTCCTTTTCCGCATGCTGATCGCACAGTCGCTATTCGTCGGAATCACCGGATATGGCATCGGTATCGGTCTTGCCTCTGTTTTTGGCTTCATGACTCTAAAGACAGGCCAGCCGCCCTTCTACCTGCCCTATCAAGTACTCGTGCTGACGCTTTGCTTCATCCTCTTCATTTGCATGTTTTCTGCATGGCTCGGCATACGCAAAATCAGAAAGCTGGAGCCGGCAGAGGTGTTCCGTGGCTGA
- a CDS encoding efflux RND transporter periplasmic adaptor subunit, translated as MMQIFKNPSLYLSALGFVSVLILMNILGKQPPPQPPTREPAANPYYHAIAASGIIESADRNISIGVPTSGIATNVYVLVGDPVEEDAPLFQIDPRELEAELIELKAKRDVAKAQEVRIESQLAKLQRIEDKRAISQEDLDTRANDLKVAKAQVEAAEAALQKTLLLLNRMTVRAPKKGIILQSNIRKGEYVLAGTTTPAMILGDVSQLQVRIDIDEQNASHYRDGLPAFAFLKNDPSVRIPLNFLRVEPYVIPKKSLTGASEERVDTRVLQVIYTIVKDPENRLFVGQQVDVFIELESETKK; from the coding sequence ATGATGCAAATCTTTAAGAACCCCTCGCTCTATTTAAGCGCTCTCGGTTTTGTCTCCGTCTTGATTCTCATGAATATTCTGGGCAAGCAGCCGCCACCCCAGCCGCCGACGCGCGAACCGGCTGCCAATCCCTACTATCATGCGATTGCCGCGTCCGGGATCATCGAATCGGCAGACCGCAACATCTCGATTGGCGTACCCACTTCAGGAATAGCGACGAATGTGTATGTCTTAGTCGGCGATCCGGTGGAAGAAGATGCGCCTCTCTTTCAGATCGACCCACGGGAACTGGAAGCGGAATTGATCGAACTGAAAGCGAAGCGGGATGTGGCAAAAGCCCAGGAAGTCCGCATCGAAAGCCAGCTGGCCAAGCTCCAGAGGATAGAAGATAAACGCGCCATCAGCCAGGAAGACCTCGACACCAGAGCAAACGACCTCAAGGTGGCAAAGGCGCAGGTCGAAGCCGCAGAAGCCGCTTTGCAAAAGACCCTGCTTCTCTTAAACCGGATGACCGTGAGAGCGCCAAAAAAGGGTATCATACTGCAGAGCAATATCCGCAAGGGCGAATATGTACTTGCCGGAACGACAACCCCGGCCATGATCCTCGGCGACGTCAGCCAACTGCAAGTCAGGATAGACATCGACGAACAAAACGCGTCACACTACCGGGACGGCCTTCCCGCTTTCGCTTTCCTCAAAAACGATCCCAGCGTGCGAATTCCCTTAAATTTTTTACGGGTCGAACCCTATGTAATCCCCAAAAAGTCATTAACCGGAGCTTCGGAAGAGAGGGTAGACACCCGGGTGTTGCAAGTTATCTATACGATCGTGAAAGACCCTGAGAACCGGCTATTTGTCGGCCAGCAGGTCGATGTCTTCATCGAACTGGAGTCGGAGACCAAAAAGTAA
- the speB gene encoding agmatinase — protein sequence MAQTSITQGHGIEGSFGGLPAEYTSLNDATVVILPVPFDMTTSYQQGTDKGPEALIEASRNLELYDIETHSEVYKVGIHTAEPVRESSSKAMLQKAEERTLDYLNQGKFVVTLGGEHSISAAPIRAHAKKFAPFSVLQFDAHADLQDAYLGDPLSHASVMARVKEIKEVDKIVSVGIRSMSSDELHNLDRENTFFAHELHQDTKWWDEVIDRLADNVYITFDLDVFDSSLMSSTGTPEPGGLFWHQVLPLIKKVSEKKNVIGLDVVELLPKEGNPAPDFLAAKLVYKILSYLFHEKSKVE from the coding sequence GTGGCACAAACTTCAATAACCCAAGGCCATGGCATCGAAGGAAGTTTTGGCGGGCTGCCGGCCGAGTACACCTCCCTTAATGACGCCACTGTCGTCATTCTGCCCGTTCCTTTTGATATGACAACTTCGTATCAGCAGGGAACTGACAAAGGGCCCGAAGCGCTTATCGAAGCTTCGAGGAATCTGGAACTGTATGACATCGAAACACACTCGGAAGTTTACAAAGTCGGTATCCATACAGCCGAACCTGTCAGGGAATCGTCGTCGAAAGCAATGCTTCAGAAGGCCGAAGAGCGCACGCTGGACTATCTAAACCAGGGTAAGTTTGTGGTAACTCTGGGTGGAGAGCACTCCATCTCCGCAGCCCCCATCCGCGCCCATGCCAAAAAGTTCGCTCCGTTTTCCGTGCTGCAGTTTGATGCCCATGCCGACCTTCAAGACGCCTATCTTGGCGATCCTCTAAGCCACGCATCAGTCATGGCCAGGGTTAAAGAGATAAAAGAGGTCGATAAGATCGTCTCTGTCGGCATCCGCAGCATGAGCAGCGATGAGTTGCATAACTTAGACAGGGAAAACACCTTTTTTGCCCACGAACTGCATCAGGACACTAAGTGGTGGGATGAGGTGATTGACAGGCTTGCTGACAACGTATACATCACCTTTGACCTCGATGTGTTTGACAGTTCGTTGATGTCCTCGACAGGAACCCCTGAGCCGGGTGGTCTTTTCTGGCACCAGGTGCTTCCGCTGATTAAGAAAGTGAGCGAGAAAAAAAATGTCATAGGACTTGATGTCGTTGAACTTCTCCCTAAAGAGGGTAACCCGGCGCCGGACTTTTTGGCAGCCAAGCTGGTCTATAAAATTTTAAGCTATCTTTTTCACGAAAAGTCAAAAGTAGAGTAA
- a CDS encoding deoxyhypusine synthase family protein produces MKISEFMKKNYKHFNAAVCVEASEAWIQHLDKGGKMFLTLAGAMSTAELGISLAEMIRQDKVHAISCTGANLEEDLFNLVAHNHYARVPNWRELTKQDELDLLNKGMNRVTDTCIPEEHAIRYIEDEVLELWEKADKEGKSLYPYEFMYELIRSKKLEHKYQIDPKNSWLIAAAEKNLPIFTPGWEDSTLANIFVSHVITKEISRYNVYRSGAEQMGLLVDWYKKTAKDHPIGFFQIGGGIAGDFPICVVPLIRQDLQEKYPLWSYFCQISDSTTSYGGYSGAVPNEKITWGKLSIDTPSFVIESDASIVAPLVFHYVLGL; encoded by the coding sequence ATGAAAATTTCCGAGTTCATGAAGAAAAACTATAAGCATTTCAACGCCGCTGTGTGTGTGGAAGCATCTGAGGCCTGGATCCAGCATCTTGACAAAGGCGGCAAGATGTTCCTGACTCTGGCGGGCGCCATGAGCACCGCCGAGCTTGGCATATCCCTCGCTGAAATGATCAGGCAAGACAAGGTACACGCCATCTCCTGCACAGGGGCTAACTTGGAAGAGGATCTCTTCAATTTGGTGGCGCACAACCATTATGCCCGAGTGCCTAACTGGAGGGAGCTCACCAAGCAAGACGAGCTTGACCTGCTGAACAAGGGAATGAACCGTGTCACCGATACTTGCATTCCGGAAGAGCACGCTATCCGCTACATCGAAGATGAAGTTTTGGAGCTTTGGGAAAAAGCCGATAAGGAAGGCAAAAGCCTTTATCCTTACGAATTCATGTATGAGCTGATCCGCTCCAAGAAGCTCGAGCATAAGTATCAGATCGATCCTAAGAACTCATGGCTAATTGCGGCTGCCGAGAAAAACTTGCCGATCTTTACACCCGGCTGGGAAGACTCGACGCTTGCCAACATTTTTGTCTCCCATGTCATCACCAAAGAGATCTCACGATACAACGTATACCGCTCCGGAGCTGAGCAGATGGGACTTTTGGTTGACTGGTACAAAAAGACCGCGAAGGATCATCCTATTGGATTTTTCCAGATTGGCGGCGGTATTGCCGGCGACTTCCCGATCTGTGTTGTGCCGCTGATCCGTCAGGATCTTCAGGAAAAGTATCCCCTTTGGAGTTATTTCTGCCAGATTTCTGACAGCACGACATCTTATGGGGGATACAGCGGAGCGGTGCCGAACGAGAAGATTACCTGGGGTAAGCTTTCCATCGACACGCCCAGCTTTGTCATCGAATCGGATGCCTCCATTGTGGCTCCACTCGTTTTCCACTACGTTCTGGGCCTTTAG
- a CDS encoding DUF952 domain-containing protein, with amino-acid sequence MATEQQSTPRYLYKVVTEENWEKSQGSVNLYLTSHDQVFIHFATEEQLGRIIEKFFGEERKVIVLVVQTSKLPGRLVLEANPGGSNKYYHLYGGSIPLSSVVQKRVVDRSKSLP; translated from the coding sequence ATGGCTACGGAACAGCAAAGCACCCCCCGCTATCTTTACAAAGTGGTGACTGAGGAAAACTGGGAGAAGAGCCAAGGCTCTGTAAATCTCTACCTCACGAGTCACGATCAGGTATTTATCCATTTCGCGACCGAAGAGCAGCTTGGCCGCATCATCGAAAAATTTTTTGGCGAAGAGCGAAAAGTGATCGTTTTAGTAGTGCAAACTTCCAAGCTGCCGGGACGATTGGTTTTGGAAGCCAATCCGGGTGGAAGCAACAAATATTACCACCTCTATGGCGGCTCGATACCCTTAAGCTCGGTGGTTCAAAAGCGTGTTGTTGATCGGAGCAAGAGCCTCCCCTAA
- the dsr1 gene encoding anti-phage defense-associated sirtuin Dsr1 has protein sequence MQFISGGPEIPGGLLQAHEEGDVVFFCGAGISLPEGLPSFPELTTALFDRAGVIPDTQQKNAIKLEQLDRAIDLLERRTAGGRRTVRQHLPDLLCPANLRHKVAPTHTALLALATSKVGKVRLVTTNFDRLFENVCIYEDRVVEPFYAPLLPVPKSKLNGLVYLHGLIRENPTDEELDQLILSSGDFGRAYLTERWASQFVTDLFKKFTVCFVGYSINDPVLRYLMDAFAADKLDGEPATQAYAFAGYKEGERKNVMNEWDAKNVVPILYRYKDRDHTALHSTLQAWADYHREGIRGKEQFVTKYASLKPMLSTAEDNFVGRVLWAISDTTGIPAKCFADLDPPPPIEWLDVILEQSINADLLPTDHNQKEEDDTYNRYNLLSRPHSSYPGAWTSPLLPLWASPLDRIAEHLSKWLCRHLENPKLLYWIQNSGGRLHHRFRKMIEVRLHKLPKEIQVYWSLILAGRCAHPTPEYSFFDWESRYRKEGMHLGLTEEFCQIYSPRVRLNPSFKDNRIPTNSPLDSQILLGLLEPHYSLSQLRNIPGWKGDLPKLLEKASSLLLDALNIMQELGKADELKDLSYISQPYIHDSKQNHRYQDWTALIELTRDAWLEAAQISPTKASLTAQSWYNQAFPVFKRLAFFAATHTKVVAPKMALAWLTMDDQRWLWSVETQPEVLRLILAIAPELSKNQWNKLEKLILKGPPKFLYSDNLNGGEWARIVDYSIAVRLAKAKASKVLLCAKAQAKLDEISKKYPKWDLYDEAFETSVRFSYGGGSPFAKKPVPQSVSELVDWLLKHPAPEWGEEDEWQDICENNLDLSLQVLSKLSQMNQWLPYRWKEALSGWYKDKELTARSWEKVSALLTSAPDKLIKEISHSLSWYLDRAAAALLIEEKEQFTTICCKILESEISHSWVCSKDQIHSAINHTLGITAQAVIKWVFKDNPSDCQGIKEPMRTLLTKLCDMQIDSYRYARLQLASNSIALFRLDPDWTKVNLLPLFSWTQVQVEVVNTWVGFLSAARDYLPLLEELKAEFLATSAHLNQIGEYAESYASLLTWVSLQPQDSFSNSELQEASANLGKEGLCASLGTIRSFLMSFEANGSTTQKENFWKNRVEPYFQKIWPKAKALIIDPRISDILAEICILADNQFSEAFKLMKSWLVKTTSCEIAIHRLSGSKICSKFPAESLEFLDHIVSNSLSNLKRDLSLCLDEILESESTFASDARFKRLDTIAKKQKL, from the coding sequence ATGCAGTTTATCAGCGGTGGCCCGGAAATTCCTGGGGGACTACTTCAAGCGCACGAGGAAGGTGACGTAGTATTCTTCTGTGGTGCAGGAATATCTCTTCCTGAAGGGCTCCCTAGTTTCCCTGAACTCACCACTGCCCTCTTCGATCGAGCAGGAGTCATTCCGGATACTCAACAGAAGAACGCAATAAAGCTCGAGCAGCTGGATCGTGCCATTGACTTACTTGAGAGACGTACCGCAGGTGGAAGACGAACCGTACGACAGCATCTGCCCGATCTATTATGCCCGGCTAATTTACGCCACAAAGTAGCTCCTACCCACACTGCATTGCTTGCATTGGCAACAAGCAAAGTAGGAAAAGTCCGGCTGGTAACTACCAATTTTGATCGATTATTTGAAAACGTCTGTATTTACGAAGACAGGGTGGTAGAGCCCTTTTATGCCCCCCTTCTTCCTGTTCCTAAAAGCAAATTAAATGGACTTGTATATCTTCATGGGCTAATTCGTGAAAACCCTACAGATGAAGAACTCGATCAGCTGATTCTCTCTAGCGGAGATTTTGGTCGCGCATATCTAACCGAAAGATGGGCATCACAGTTTGTAACTGATCTGTTTAAGAAATTTACTGTATGCTTCGTCGGATACAGCATAAATGACCCTGTACTTCGCTATCTTATGGATGCGTTCGCAGCTGACAAGTTAGATGGCGAACCCGCCACCCAAGCCTATGCTTTCGCTGGATACAAAGAGGGTGAACGTAAAAATGTCATGAACGAATGGGATGCAAAGAATGTTGTTCCAATTCTGTATCGATACAAGGATAGAGATCACACAGCCCTTCATTCCACGCTGCAAGCATGGGCCGATTATCACAGGGAAGGCATAAGAGGAAAGGAGCAATTTGTCACTAAATATGCGTCCCTTAAACCAATGTTAAGTACTGCGGAGGATAACTTTGTAGGGAGGGTGCTCTGGGCCATATCTGACACGACTGGTATTCCCGCCAAGTGCTTTGCAGACCTCGATCCTCCCCCTCCGATCGAATGGCTTGATGTTATTTTAGAACAAAGCATCAATGCAGACCTGCTTCCGACCGACCATAATCAAAAAGAAGAGGATGATACATACAACCGATATAACCTGCTTTCCCGACCTCACTCATCATACCCAGGAGCGTGGACCTCTCCTCTTCTACCTCTATGGGCTAGCCCACTAGATCGTATTGCGGAGCACCTCAGCAAATGGCTATGCCGACATCTGGAGAACCCCAAATTACTGTATTGGATTCAGAATAGCGGTGGTAGACTTCATCACAGGTTTAGGAAAATGATTGAGGTACGCCTTCATAAGCTGCCCAAAGAAATCCAGGTATACTGGTCTCTAATTCTCGCAGGAAGATGCGCACATCCTACACCTGAATACTCTTTTTTTGATTGGGAAAGTCGCTATCGAAAAGAGGGGATGCACCTGGGTCTCACAGAGGAGTTTTGCCAGATTTACTCTCCTCGAGTACGCCTGAATCCATCGTTTAAAGACAACCGCATCCCGACTAATTCGCCTCTTGACTCGCAGATTCTCTTGGGTTTGTTAGAACCTCACTACAGCTTGTCTCAGCTGAGGAATATTCCGGGCTGGAAAGGTGACTTACCAAAGCTTCTGGAGAAGGCGTCCTCACTGCTTTTGGATGCCCTCAATATAATGCAAGAGCTGGGTAAAGCAGATGAACTAAAAGATCTCTCGTACATCTCCCAACCATACATCCATGACTCGAAGCAAAACCACCGATATCAGGATTGGACAGCCTTAATCGAATTGACTAGGGATGCATGGCTAGAAGCAGCTCAAATATCGCCCACAAAGGCTTCCCTCACTGCCCAAAGTTGGTATAACCAAGCCTTTCCTGTATTCAAACGTCTTGCTTTTTTTGCCGCGACCCATACCAAAGTGGTTGCTCCAAAAATGGCTCTCGCCTGGTTGACGATGGACGATCAGCGATGGCTGTGGTCGGTAGAAACTCAGCCTGAGGTACTACGACTGATTTTAGCGATCGCTCCGGAACTGAGTAAAAACCAATGGAATAAACTAGAAAAGCTTATTCTCAAAGGGCCTCCGAAATTTCTCTATTCCGATAATCTCAATGGTGGGGAATGGGCCCGAATTGTGGACTACTCAATTGCCGTTCGGCTTGCGAAAGCGAAAGCATCCAAAGTACTCCTTTGTGCCAAAGCTCAAGCTAAGTTAGATGAGATATCCAAAAAATACCCGAAGTGGGACCTATATGACGAGGCATTCGAGACCTCTGTTAGGTTTAGCTATGGGGGTGGTTCTCCATTTGCCAAAAAGCCAGTGCCCCAATCTGTTTCAGAGCTCGTAGATTGGCTACTCAAGCATCCAGCTCCTGAATGGGGCGAAGAAGATGAGTGGCAAGACATTTGCGAAAACAACCTAGACCTTTCTCTTCAAGTCCTTTCGAAACTTTCCCAAATGAATCAGTGGCTACCCTATCGCTGGAAGGAAGCTCTTTCAGGCTGGTACAAAGACAAAGAACTGACTGCAAGATCTTGGGAGAAAGTGTCCGCGCTACTTACTTCTGCCCCTGACAAGCTAATCAAGGAAATTTCACACAGCCTGAGCTGGTACCTCGATAGGGCTGCAGCAGCACTTTTAATAGAGGAAAAAGAGCAATTTACAACCATATGTTGTAAGATTCTTGAGTCGGAAATTAGTCACTCATGGGTTTGTTCGAAAGATCAGATACACTCCGCGATAAACCATACGTTAGGAATTACCGCACAGGCAGTCATAAAGTGGGTATTTAAGGACAATCCATCAGATTGCCAAGGGATCAAGGAACCGATGAGAACTCTACTCACTAAACTCTGTGATATGCAAATTGATAGTTATAGGTACGCTAGACTTCAATTGGCAAGCAATTCAATTGCTTTGTTTCGACTGGATCCCGATTGGACTAAAGTAAACCTGCTACCATTATTTTCCTGGACGCAAGTCCAAGTCGAGGTCGTAAATACATGGGTCGGGTTCCTAAGTGCGGCAAGAGATTACCTTCCTCTCTTGGAGGAGTTGAAAGCAGAGTTCCTCGCTACAAGTGCCCACCTCAACCAAATTGGTGAGTACGCTGAATCATACGCCTCATTACTCACATGGGTTTCCTTACAGCCTCAAGATTCATTTTCAAACTCGGAGCTACAGGAAGCATCGGCAAATTTAGGAAAGGAGGGCCTCTGTGCGTCACTAGGCACTATCCGAAGCTTTTTAATGAGCTTTGAAGCGAACGGTAGTACGACCCAAAAAGAAAACTTCTGGAAAAACCGCGTTGAACCATACTTTCAAAAGATCTGGCCCAAAGCCAAAGCACTCATAATTGACCCTCGGATCTCAGACATCTTGGCAGAGATATGCATTTTGGCGGATAATCAGTTTTCTGAAGCTTTCAAGCTGATGAAAAGTTGGCTGGTAAAGACGACCTCCTGCGAGATAGCAATTCACCGCCTAAGTGGCAGTAAGATATGTTCCAAGTTTCCCGCAGAATCACTCGAGTTTCTTGACCACATCGTATCCAACAGCCTTTCTAATCTCAAACGGGATTTGAGTTTATGTCTTGATGAAATCCTTGAGTCCGAGTCGACATTCGCTTCTGATGCCCGGTTTAAACGTCTAGACACCATAGCAAAAAAGCAGAAATTATAG
- a CDS encoding ABC transporter ATP-binding protein, giving the protein MADLPRTRAVHVRKVSKDFCQGNDCVHALKAVDFDAYFGELLMIVGPSGCGKTTLLSVIAGTLRFDSGEIDVMEKPLEKMSDNEITLFRRQYIGFIFQQFHLIKTLTNEENVAIPLILNGYPQKDAREKAREMLARVGLEGREKESPRNLSGGQQQRVAIARALVHDPKVVICDEPTSALDAENGHKIMELLVSVAKDSERTVILVTHDSRIFKYADRLAKMDDGSVTEVISNHIKTGTPQ; this is encoded by the coding sequence GTGGCTGATCTTCCAAGAACCCGGGCCGTGCATGTGCGCAAAGTCTCCAAAGACTTTTGCCAGGGAAATGACTGCGTCCATGCCCTGAAAGCGGTTGATTTCGACGCCTATTTCGGCGAGCTGCTGATGATCGTCGGACCATCCGGCTGCGGCAAGACGACCCTTCTTTCGGTAATCGCCGGCACACTGCGTTTTGACTCGGGCGAAATCGACGTGATGGAAAAGCCGCTCGAAAAAATGTCGGACAACGAAATCACTCTCTTCCGGCGTCAATATATCGGTTTCATTTTCCAGCAATTTCACCTGATCAAAACACTGACCAATGAAGAGAATGTCGCCATTCCCCTCATCCTGAATGGATATCCCCAAAAAGACGCCCGGGAAAAGGCGAGGGAGATGCTGGCGCGCGTCGGCCTTGAGGGAAGGGAGAAGGAATCGCCCAGGAACTTGTCGGGAGGGCAGCAACAGCGCGTCGCCATCGCAAGAGCGCTTGTTCATGACCCAAAAGTTGTCATATGCGACGAGCCCACCTCCGCCCTCGACGCCGAGAACGGGCACAAGATCATGGAGCTTTTGGTCAGTGTCGCCAAAGATTCCGAACGCACTGTCATCTTGGTGACGCACGACTCCCGAATTTTCAAATATGCCGACAGGTTGGCGAAGATGGACGACGGCTCTGTCACTGAAGTGATATCAAACCATATTAAAACCGGTACGCCGCAATGA